From Streptomyces sp. NBC_01754, a single genomic window includes:
- a CDS encoding glutamate decarboxylase, whose protein sequence is MPLHKGSPDAVPSDEHSRLALNPFFGEADPTAPMTAAPPRHRLPDGPMPSSSAYRIVHDELMLDGNSRLNLATFVTTWMEPQAGVLMSECQDKNMIDKDEYPRTAELERRCVSMLADLWNAPDPQAVVGCSTTGSSEACMLAGLALKRRWSARNADRYPAHARPNLVMGVNVQVCWEKFCTFWEVEPRQVPMEGERFHLDPQAAMELCDENTIGVVGVLGSTFDGSYEPVAELCAALDELQERTGLDIPVHVDGASGAMVAPFLDEDLVWDFRLPRVASVNTSGHKYGLVYPGVGWVLWRSSAELPEELVFRVNYLGGDMPTFALNFSRPGAQVVAQYYTFLRLGRDGYRAVQQTSRDVAMRLAGQFENLGDFRLLSRGDELPVFALTTKPGVKAYDVFDMSRRLRERGWLVPAYTFPANRQDLSVLRVVCRNGFSSDLAELLMGDVRRLLPELRAQPRPLGPDRAAQTAFHH, encoded by the coding sequence ATGCCGCTCCACAAGGGCTCGCCCGACGCCGTCCCGTCCGACGAGCACAGCAGACTCGCCCTGAACCCGTTCTTCGGCGAGGCCGATCCCACCGCCCCGATGACCGCCGCACCGCCCCGGCACCGGCTGCCGGACGGACCGATGCCCTCTTCGAGCGCCTACCGGATCGTCCACGACGAGCTGATGCTCGACGGCAACTCCCGGCTCAACCTCGCAACCTTCGTCACCACCTGGATGGAACCCCAGGCCGGTGTGCTGATGAGCGAGTGCCAGGACAAGAACATGATCGACAAGGACGAGTACCCGCGCACCGCGGAGCTGGAGCGGCGCTGCGTGTCGATGCTCGCGGACCTGTGGAACGCCCCCGATCCGCAGGCGGTGGTGGGCTGTTCGACCACGGGTTCCAGCGAGGCCTGCATGCTGGCCGGGCTCGCGCTCAAGCGGCGCTGGTCGGCCCGGAACGCCGACCGCTATCCGGCGCACGCCCGTCCCAACCTGGTGATGGGCGTCAACGTGCAGGTCTGCTGGGAGAAGTTCTGCACGTTCTGGGAGGTCGAACCGCGGCAGGTCCCGATGGAGGGGGAACGCTTCCATCTGGACCCGCAGGCCGCCATGGAGCTCTGCGACGAGAACACCATCGGCGTGGTGGGCGTCCTGGGGTCCACCTTCGACGGTTCCTACGAACCGGTCGCGGAGCTCTGCGCGGCCCTGGACGAGCTCCAGGAACGCACCGGCCTCGACATCCCCGTGCATGTCGACGGGGCGTCGGGCGCCATGGTCGCCCCGTTCCTCGACGAGGACCTGGTGTGGGACTTCCGGCTGCCCCGGGTGGCGTCCGTCAACACCTCGGGGCACAAGTACGGCCTGGTCTACCCGGGTGTCGGCTGGGTGCTGTGGCGCTCGTCCGCCGAGCTGCCGGAGGAGCTGGTCTTCCGGGTCAACTACCTGGGCGGCGACATGCCGACCTTCGCGCTGAACTTCTCCCGGCCCGGCGCCCAGGTGGTGGCGCAGTACTACACCTTCCTGCGGCTGGGCCGCGACGGCTACCGCGCCGTCCAGCAGACGTCCCGGGACGTGGCGATGCGGCTCGCCGGACAGTTCGAAAACCTGGGTGACTTCCGGCTGCTCAGCCGGGGGGACGAACTGCCGGTGTTCGCCCTGACGACGAAACCCGGTGTGAAGGCTTACGACGTCTTCGACATGTCGCGGCGGCTGAGGGAGCGCGGGTGGCTGGTACCCGCGTACACCTTCCCGGCCAACCGGCAGGACCTCTCGGTACTGCGGGTGGTCTGCCGCAACGGCTTCTCCTCGGACCTCGCGGAACTGCTGATGGGCGACGTGCGGAGGCTCCTGCCGGAGCTACGGGCGCAGCCGCGCCCGCTGGGCCCCGACCGGGCGGCCCAGACGGCGTTCCACCACTGA
- a CDS encoding VTT domain-containing protein, translating into MNTLALGPSWLDPDYLLNTFGLPGLLLIVFAESGLLIGFFLPGDSLLFTTGLLVTTGDLKYPLWLVCTLVAVAAIVGDQVGYLFGRKVGPSLFKRPDSRLFKQENVEKAHEFFEKYGPKSLVLARFVPIVRTFTPIIAGVSRMNYRSFITFNIIGGVLWGVGVTLLGAALGKIDFVHEHIELILILIVLISVVPIVIEFLRARSRAKKEAATGEQRETQSPAEGGPSDPAQGFGTGDGLDAGRYDPGAYGTAGGTGAYEGGPGAFGDTGPDPYGTGRPTPYNGTQPDPYGNAQPDPYGNAQPDPYGNAQSDPYNNAQAGPYGSGQAVPYGGPYGNAQPGPYGDGGPDPYGSAQYGQAPQGPYGNAQQGAYGNGPYGAAQPGAYDGSRPGNGQPGPYDGPRPGNAQPGPYGNAQPGPYGNGQPAPYDGGYDTGRYGDRPEDGQEGDPGQYGWEARR; encoded by the coding sequence TTGAATACGCTTGCGCTCGGCCCGAGCTGGCTGGACCCGGACTATCTGCTGAACACGTTCGGGCTGCCCGGCCTTCTGCTCATCGTCTTCGCCGAGTCCGGTCTGCTGATCGGTTTCTTCCTCCCGGGCGACTCGCTGCTGTTCACCACGGGTCTGCTGGTGACCACGGGCGATCTGAAGTATCCGCTCTGGCTGGTGTGCACCCTGGTGGCGGTGGCCGCGATCGTCGGCGACCAGGTCGGCTATCTCTTCGGACGCAAGGTCGGGCCGTCGCTGTTCAAGCGTCCGGACTCCCGTCTCTTCAAGCAGGAGAACGTCGAGAAGGCCCACGAATTCTTCGAGAAGTACGGCCCGAAGTCCCTGGTGCTCGCGCGCTTCGTGCCCATCGTCCGGACCTTCACCCCGATCATCGCGGGCGTGAGCCGGATGAACTACCGCTCGTTCATCACGTTCAACATCATCGGCGGGGTGCTCTGGGGCGTCGGGGTCACGCTGCTCGGTGCCGCCCTGGGCAAGATCGACTTCGTGCACGAGCACATCGAGCTGATCCTCATCCTGATTGTCCTGATCTCGGTGGTGCCGATCGTGATCGAGTTCCTGCGGGCCCGGAGCCGGGCGAAGAAGGAGGCGGCCACGGGGGAGCAGCGGGAGACGCAGAGCCCGGCCGAGGGCGGCCCGTCCGACCCGGCCCAGGGCTTCGGCACCGGAGATGGCCTGGACGCGGGGCGGTACGACCCGGGCGCGTACGGCACCGCCGGCGGGACCGGCGCGTACGAGGGCGGCCCGGGCGCGTTCGGCGACACCGGCCCCGACCCGTACGGCACCGGCCGGCCCACCCCGTACAACGGCACCCAGCCCGATCCGTACGGCAACGCCCAGCCCGATCCGTACGGCAACGCCCAGCCCGATCCGTACGGCAACGCCCAGAGCGATCCGTACAACAACGCCCAGGCCGGTCCGTACGGCAGCGGTCAGGCGGTGCCGTACGGCGGCCCGTACGGGAACGCCCAGCCCGGCCCGTACGGCGACGGCGGCCCGGACCCGTACGGCAGCGCCCAGTACGGCCAGGCGCCTCAGGGACCGTACGGGAACGCCCAGCAGGGTGCCTACGGCAACGGCCCGTACGGTGCCGCCCAGCCCGGCGCCTACGACGGCTCCCGGCCCGGCAACGGGCAGCCCGGCCCGTACGACGGCCCCCGGCCCGGCAATGCCCAGCCGGGCCCGTACGGCAATGCCCAGCCGGGCCCTTACGGCAACGGGCAGCCCGCCCCGTACGACGGCGGGTACGACACCGGGCGGTACGGCGACCGGCCGGAGGACGGCCAGGAGGGCGACCCCGGCCAGTACGGGTGGGAGGCCAGGCGCTGA
- a CDS encoding aldehyde dehydrogenase family protein: protein MSFNELAHQYIDGEWLTGGGSWDIIDFNPYDGEKLCSVTVATAAEVDLAYRAAERAQREWATAHPYERRAVLERAECLVGERTEAIVELLVDELGGNRFRAECEVRAVRALLREAAAQALAPAARLLPAAVDGKENRLHRLPVGVIGVISTYHFPFLVTMKSVAFALALGNAAVVKPHQEAPVAGGPLVARIFEDAGLPAGLLNVTVTDSAEIGDAFIEHPVPRVISFTGSDRVGRKVAATAAGLFKRTVLELSGSSAVVVLDDADTDRAVRSAVQALFLHQGQVGAAANRVLVDRSLEREFTGRLTAAVAALKTGDPRDPEVHIGPVVNGSQADALTALVDEALARGATAPVRGRTRGNVVGPAVLTGLPEDSPLLGQEVFGPVALVVPFDGEPDAVRILDGGVCGRGGVVHTADVERGVRFARRTGGGTFHISASTARDGPPSADGGPEVPVAERLPGEAAVDAFTTWRWVSIQHGRTAFPF from the coding sequence ATGTCCTTCAATGAACTGGCTCACCAGTACATCGACGGCGAGTGGCTGACCGGCGGCGGCTCGTGGGACATCATTGATTTCAATCCCTACGACGGTGAGAAGCTCTGTTCCGTCACCGTGGCCACCGCGGCCGAGGTGGACCTCGCGTATCGCGCCGCCGAACGCGCTCAGCGGGAATGGGCCACGGCGCATCCCTACGAGCGCCGGGCCGTTCTGGAGAGAGCGGAGTGCCTGGTAGGCGAACGCACCGAGGCCATTGTGGAGTTGCTCGTCGACGAACTCGGCGGCAACCGGTTCAGGGCCGAGTGCGAGGTGCGTGCCGTACGGGCGCTGCTGCGTGAGGCGGCGGCACAGGCCCTGGCACCGGCGGCGCGGCTGCTGCCGGCCGCCGTGGACGGCAAGGAGAACCGTCTCCACCGGCTTCCCGTGGGTGTCATAGGTGTCATCAGCACCTACCACTTCCCCTTCCTGGTGACGATGAAGAGCGTCGCGTTCGCCCTGGCACTCGGGAACGCGGCGGTGGTGAAGCCCCACCAGGAAGCGCCGGTCGCCGGCGGCCCGCTGGTCGCCAGGATCTTCGAGGACGCGGGACTGCCCGCCGGCCTGCTCAACGTGACGGTCACCGACAGCGCCGAGATCGGCGACGCCTTCATCGAGCATCCCGTGCCCAGGGTGATCTCGTTCACCGGCTCGGACCGTGTGGGCCGCAAGGTGGCGGCGACAGCCGCGGGCCTCTTCAAACGGACCGTCCTCGAACTGAGCGGCAGCAGCGCCGTGGTCGTCCTGGACGACGCCGACACCGACCGCGCCGTCCGGTCGGCCGTCCAGGCCCTCTTCCTCCACCAGGGCCAGGTCGGCGCGGCCGCCAACCGCGTCCTGGTGGACCGTTCCCTGGAGCGGGAGTTCACCGGACGTCTGACCGCGGCGGTCGCCGCCCTGAAGACGGGCGACCCGCGCGACCCGGAGGTCCACATCGGGCCGGTCGTCAACGGCTCCCAGGCCGACGCGCTCACGGCGCTCGTCGACGAGGCCCTGGCGCGGGGGGCCACCGCGCCGGTCCGGGGCCGCACCCGCGGCAACGTCGTCGGCCCGGCCGTGCTGACCGGCCTGCCGGAGGACTCACCGCTGCTGGGTCAGGAGGTCTTCGGCCCGGTGGCCCTGGTGGTGCCGTTCGACGGTGAGCCCGACGCCGTACGGATACTCGACGGTGGCGTCTGCGGGCGGGGCGGCGTCGTGCACACGGCGGACGTCGAACGCGGGGTGCGGTTCGCACGGCGGACCGGGGGCGGGACGTTCCACATCAGCGCCTCCACCGCGCGGGACGGACCACCGTCCGCCGACGGCGGGCCGGAGGTCCCGGTCGCGGAACGGCTGCCGGGTGAGGCGGCCGTGGACGCCTTCACCACCTGGCGGTGGGTGTCGATCCAGCACGGGCGCACGGCCTTCCCCTTCTGA
- a CDS encoding PadR family transcriptional regulator has product MSAIRLLVLGAVRQHGRAHGYQVRNDLEYWGAHEWSSAKPGSIYHALKQMAKQSLLLAHESAPSTAGGPPRTEYEITEQGTQEYFALLRSALTSYDQGMDVLSAGIGFLVDLERAEAVALLRERVAAIEGWRASVTEHYTPADGPRSLGHIGEIMDLWVHSADAGAEWTRGLITRIEAGAYTFAGEGAPFVGVLAEGQENPYATGTPGPDATG; this is encoded by the coding sequence ATGTCCGCGATCCGGCTCCTGGTCCTGGGCGCCGTCCGTCAGCACGGGCGGGCACACGGCTACCAGGTCCGCAACGACCTGGAGTACTGGGGCGCGCACGAGTGGTCCAGCGCCAAGCCCGGGTCGATCTACCACGCCCTCAAGCAGATGGCGAAGCAGAGCCTTCTCCTGGCCCACGAATCCGCCCCGTCCACGGCGGGTGGACCGCCCCGCACCGAGTACGAGATCACCGAGCAGGGCACCCAGGAGTACTTCGCCCTGCTGAGGTCCGCGCTGACCTCGTACGACCAGGGCATGGACGTGCTCTCGGCCGGCATCGGCTTCCTCGTCGACCTGGAACGCGCCGAGGCCGTCGCCCTGCTCAGGGAGCGCGTCGCCGCCATCGAGGGCTGGCGGGCGTCGGTCACGGAGCACTACACGCCCGCCGACGGCCCCCGGTCGCTCGGCCACATCGGGGAGATCATGGACTTGTGGGTCCACTCGGCGGACGCCGGCGCGGAGTGGACCCGTGGCCTGATCACACGGATCGAGGCCGGTGCCTACACCTTCGCGGGTGAGGGCGCCCCCTTCGTCGGGGTGCTGGCCGAAGGCCAGGAGAACCCCTACGCGACGGGGACTCCCGGCCCGGACGCCACCGGCTGA
- a CDS encoding helix-turn-helix domain-containing protein, translated as MGRAVPVTAGESSGSVVRRILLGSQLRRLRESRGITREAAGYSIRASESKISRMELGRVSFKARDVEDLLTLYGVTDEGERESLLGLAREANVAGWWHSYGDVLPGWFQTYIGLEGAASLIRIYEVQFVHGLLQTEAYAHAVVSHGMSGAPAAEIDRRVALRLERQKALVSERAPRFHAVLDEAALRRPYGERDVMRSQLRHLIDMSEQPNITLQVMPFSFGGHAGESGAFTMLRFPESDLSDIVYLEQLTSALYLDKPEEVAQYEKAMVRLHQDSPGPEESRDLLRGLLQLT; from the coding sequence ATGGGGAGGGCAGTGCCGGTGACGGCAGGCGAGTCGAGTGGTTCCGTGGTGCGACGCATCCTGCTGGGCTCACAGCTCAGGCGGCTGCGCGAGTCGCGGGGCATCACCCGTGAGGCGGCCGGCTACTCCATCCGCGCCTCCGAGTCGAAGATCAGCCGCATGGAGTTGGGACGGGTGAGCTTCAAGGCCAGGGACGTCGAGGACCTGCTCACGCTCTACGGAGTCACGGACGAGGGGGAGCGGGAGTCGCTGCTCGGCCTGGCCCGTGAGGCCAACGTGGCGGGCTGGTGGCACAGTTACGGTGATGTGCTGCCCGGATGGTTCCAGACGTATATCGGTCTGGAGGGGGCGGCGTCCCTCATCCGGATCTACGAAGTCCAGTTCGTGCACGGGCTGTTGCAGACCGAGGCGTACGCCCACGCGGTCGTCTCGCACGGGATGTCCGGTGCCCCCGCCGCCGAGATCGACCGCCGTGTGGCGCTGCGGCTGGAGCGGCAGAAGGCGCTCGTCTCCGAGCGGGCGCCCCGTTTCCACGCCGTGCTCGACGAGGCGGCCCTGCGCCGCCCGTACGGTGAGCGTGACGTGATGCGGTCGCAATTGAGGCATCTGATCGATATGTCGGAGCAGCCGAACATCACGCTCCAGGTGATGCCGTTCAGCTTCGGCGGCCATGCGGGGGAAAGTGGCGCATTCACCATGCTGCGTTTCCCGGAATCCGATCTGTCGGACATTGTCTATCTGGAGCAGCTGACAAGTGCGCTCTATCTGGACAAGCCCGAGGAAGTCGCCCAGTACGAGAAGGCGATGGTGCGGCTCCACCAGGACAGTCCGGGCCCCGAAGAGAGCCGAGATCTTCTCCGCGGACTCCTCCAACTGACCTGA
- a CDS encoding threonine/serine ThrE exporter family protein: MVAEQGGPEDQKPQSDEARSAFVPPAGVEQPPGPPEDDHSTSEFAVPAGLQTDPSASPGQGSAPGAGIGTGTEQLTNAFSTPSGVQGHPAPAYTPAQGIPMVRLTKEAPWQDRMRTMLRMPVFERPAPESVQRTDDSGPAVPRVLDLTLRIGELLLAGGEGAEDVEAAMFAVSRSYGLDRCEPTVTFTLLSISHQPSLVEDPVTASRTVRRRGTDYTRLAAVFQLIDDITTAEHVEVSLEEAYRRLAEIRRNRHPYPGWVLTAAAGLLAGSASVLVGGGVLVFFVAAAGAMLGDRLAWLFAGRGLPEFYQFVAAAMPPAAMGIALTLTHSTNIRPSAVITGGLFALLPGRALVAGVQDGLTGYYITAGARLLEVMYFFIGIVAGVLLMLYLGVQLGAQLNPEARFVPNDRPVVQILASMALTLAFAILLQQERSTVLAVTLNGGVAWVIFGAMARGGGISPVASTAVAAGLVGLFGQLFSRYRYTSSLPYITAAIGPLLPGSATYFGLLGFAQNEVETGLASLSTAVATALAIAIGVNLGSEISRLFMRVPGGVEGGPSRRAAKRTRGF, encoded by the coding sequence GTGGTGGCGGAGCAGGGCGGTCCGGAGGACCAGAAGCCCCAGTCCGACGAGGCGCGCAGCGCGTTCGTCCCGCCTGCCGGGGTGGAGCAGCCGCCCGGCCCACCGGAGGACGACCACTCCACCTCGGAGTTCGCCGTGCCGGCCGGACTACAGACCGACCCCTCGGCCTCCCCCGGACAGGGTTCCGCTCCCGGCGCCGGGATCGGAACCGGCACGGAGCAGCTGACCAACGCGTTCAGCACGCCGAGCGGGGTCCAGGGGCATCCGGCGCCCGCCTACACCCCGGCCCAGGGCATCCCGATGGTCCGGCTGACCAAGGAGGCCCCTTGGCAGGACCGGATGCGCACGATGCTCCGCATGCCCGTCTTCGAACGTCCGGCGCCCGAGAGCGTGCAGAGGACGGACGACTCGGGGCCCGCGGTGCCGCGCGTGCTCGACCTGACGCTGCGTATCGGGGAGCTGCTGCTCGCGGGCGGTGAGGGCGCCGAGGACGTCGAGGCCGCCATGTTCGCGGTGTCACGCTCGTACGGGCTCGACCGCTGCGAACCCACGGTCACCTTCACCCTGCTGTCCATCTCGCACCAGCCGTCGCTGGTGGAGGACCCCGTCACCGCCAGCCGGACCGTCCGCCGCCGGGGCACCGACTACACCCGGCTGGCCGCGGTGTTCCAGCTGATCGACGACATCACGACCGCGGAGCACGTCGAGGTCTCGCTGGAGGAGGCCTACCGGCGCCTCGCCGAGATCCGCCGCAACCGGCACCCCTACCCGGGCTGGGTGCTGACGGCCGCCGCCGGGCTGCTCGCCGGATCGGCGTCGGTCCTGGTCGGCGGTGGTGTGCTGGTCTTCTTCGTGGCGGCGGCCGGCGCCATGCTCGGCGACCGGCTGGCCTGGCTCTTCGCCGGGCGCGGGCTGCCCGAGTTCTACCAGTTCGTGGCGGCGGCCATGCCTCCCGCGGCCATGGGCATCGCGCTGACCCTCACGCATTCGACCAACATCCGGCCCTCGGCGGTGATCACCGGTGGACTCTTCGCGCTGCTGCCGGGGCGTGCGCTGGTGGCCGGGGTGCAGGACGGGCTGACCGGCTACTACATCACCGCGGGGGCCCGGCTCCTGGAGGTCATGTACTTCTTCATCGGCATCGTCGCCGGGGTCCTGCTGATGCTCTACCTGGGCGTCCAGCTCGGGGCCCAGCTGAACCCGGAGGCCCGGTTCGTGCCCAACGACCGGCCGGTGGTGCAGATCCTGGCCTCGATGGCCCTGACCCTGGCCTTCGCCATCCTCCTCCAGCAGGAACGTTCCACTGTGCTGGCGGTGACCCTCAACGGGGGTGTCGCCTGGGTGATCTTCGGGGCGATGGCCCGCGGCGGGGGGATCTCGCCGGTGGCCTCCACAGCCGTGGCGGCGGGACTGGTCGGTCTGTTCGGCCAGTTGTTCTCGCGGTACCGGTACACCTCGTCGCTGCCGTACATCACGGCGGCGATCGGCCCGCTGCTGCCCGGTTCGGCGACGTACTTCGGTCTCCTGGGCTTCGCGCAGAACGAGGTGGAGACGGGCCTCGCCTCGCTCTCCACCGCGGTGGCGACCGCGCTGGCCATCGCCATCGGGGTGAATCTGGGGAGCGAGATCTCCCGCCTGTTCATGCGGGTGCCGGGCGGCGTCGAGGGCGGCCCGTCCCGCCGCGCCGCCAAGCGGACACGCGGCTTCTGA
- a CDS encoding FUSC family protein → MSWLRALKETARSGFTIERKRLEPLIAVRGAAGLALVVGFTLAVFGPAIAASSAFGAFQAAIATFQRSWRPRPVLALVSGASLAVSTFVGYVTVSHTALFVAVLVLWTFAAGMSWAAGSTGGIIAGSNVAIMLVTITLPTSVGDAATHAAMMMVGGLVQAALIVLFPIRRWGAQRDALADALAAEADYARRLRDDPVAHFDPVPLMTARNAAAVTPAQARRRPAELHGARKIAERMRPVLASLADPALGVPAEGLERVWVREMLAAAGSVLDAAAHAVRHGEPVHIAPTDLGVLRTPDNEVILGGPPRRAADRLNVLLADVLEIAEGTGTREPSGTDLETRRRPTLLRLVPVVLTAMRRELRRGSPILRHAVRVSVVAAAGYLMGTALPLGHGYWAPMTAVMVMRPEFSQTYSRSVARFGGTLVGVGVASGIVQAFEPGDALAAALAVVCALLMYLLMRTGYAVGQVCVSAYVVFLLGMAGDDWSQTVPERILLTMGGGLLAMVSYALYPAWETPRLRNRLADWLITDSAYAATVLDHYADPADGSLADVRKALLTTREARVDWEDALETAQHEPVRHRGISRTAADDAQQALAQLGRVAMLMEAHLPSRSADPVPGAAELAEALRRTAEQGAKAVRERRVPDWEQIRRVLTRWDLPEDDPEAMPSPGPFLRDGAAMLVEALEEFSRGLEDSARTSSSRLSQGRRPTAR, encoded by the coding sequence ATGAGCTGGCTCCGGGCGCTGAAAGAGACCGCCCGCTCCGGATTCACCATCGAGCGGAAACGGCTCGAGCCCCTCATCGCGGTGCGCGGCGCCGCGGGCCTCGCCCTCGTCGTCGGTTTCACCCTCGCGGTCTTCGGCCCCGCCATCGCGGCCAGCTCCGCCTTCGGGGCGTTCCAGGCGGCCATCGCCACCTTCCAGCGCAGCTGGCGCCCCCGCCCGGTGCTCGCGCTGGTCTCCGGGGCCAGCCTGGCCGTCTCGACGTTCGTCGGCTACGTCACCGTCTCGCACACCGCGCTCTTCGTGGCGGTGCTGGTGCTGTGGACGTTCGCCGCCGGGATGTCCTGGGCCGCGGGCTCGACGGGCGGCATCATCGCCGGGTCCAACGTCGCGATCATGCTGGTCACGATCACCCTGCCGACCTCCGTCGGGGACGCCGCCACGCACGCCGCCATGATGATGGTCGGCGGCCTCGTCCAGGCCGCCCTGATCGTGCTCTTCCCCATCCGCAGATGGGGTGCCCAGCGTGACGCGCTCGCCGACGCGCTGGCGGCCGAGGCCGACTACGCCCGCCGGCTGCGCGACGACCCGGTCGCCCACTTCGACCCGGTGCCGCTGATGACCGCCCGAAACGCGGCGGCCGTCACCCCCGCCCAGGCCCGCCGCCGCCCCGCCGAGCTGCACGGGGCCCGCAAGATCGCCGAACGCATGCGGCCGGTGCTGGCCTCGCTGGCGGATCCGGCACTGGGGGTGCCCGCGGAGGGGCTGGAACGCGTCTGGGTGCGGGAGATGCTCGCCGCCGCCGGTTCCGTACTGGACGCCGCCGCCCACGCCGTCCGGCACGGCGAACCCGTGCACATCGCCCCCACCGACCTCGGCGTCCTGCGGACCCCGGACAACGAGGTGATCCTCGGCGGCCCGCCCCGGCGCGCCGCCGACCGGCTCAACGTGCTGCTGGCCGACGTCCTGGAGATCGCGGAGGGCACCGGTACCCGGGAGCCGTCCGGCACGGACCTGGAGACCCGGCGGCGCCCCACGCTGCTGCGCCTGGTCCCGGTGGTGCTGACGGCGATGCGCCGCGAACTGCGCCGGGGCTCACCGATCCTCCGGCACGCCGTCCGGGTGTCGGTGGTCGCCGCCGCCGGCTACCTGATGGGGACGGCGCTGCCGCTCGGCCACGGGTACTGGGCACCGATGACGGCCGTGATGGTGATGCGCCCGGAGTTCTCCCAGACCTACTCCCGCTCCGTGGCCCGGTTCGGCGGCACCCTGGTCGGGGTCGGGGTCGCCAGCGGCATCGTGCAGGCCTTCGAGCCGGGCGACGCGCTCGCCGCGGCCCTGGCGGTGGTCTGCGCCCTGCTGATGTACCTGCTGATGCGCACCGGGTACGCGGTCGGCCAGGTCTGCGTCTCCGCCTATGTGGTCTTCCTGCTCGGCATGGCGGGCGACGACTGGTCGCAGACCGTCCCCGAACGGATCCTGCTGACGATGGGCGGAGGGCTGCTCGCGATGGTCTCGTACGCCCTCTACCCCGCCTGGGAGACCCCGCGGCTGCGCAACCGGCTCGCCGACTGGCTCATCACGGACAGCGCCTACGCGGCCACCGTCCTCGACCACTACGCGGACCCGGCCGACGGCAGCCTGGCGGACGTACGGAAGGCGCTGCTCACCACCCGTGAGGCGCGAGTCGACTGGGAGGACGCGCTGGAGACGGCCCAGCACGAGCCCGTTCGCCATCGGGGCATCTCCCGGACCGCCGCCGACGACGCCCAGCAGGCGCTCGCCCAGCTCGGCAGGGTCGCGATGCTGATGGAGGCCCATCTGCCGTCCCGCTCGGCCGATCCGGTGCCGGGCGCCGCGGAGCTGGCGGAGGCGCTGCGCAGGACCGCCGAACAGGGCGCGAAGGCCGTGCGTGAACGCCGGGTCCCGGACTGGGAACAGATCCGGCGGGTGCTGACCCGCTGGGACCTTCCCGAGGACGACCCGGAGGCGATGCCGTCGCCCGGCCCCTTCCTGCGCGACGGCGCGGCCATGCTGGTGGAGGCCTTGGAGGAGTTCTCACGGGGGCTGGAGGACTCCGCCCGGACGTCCTCCAGCCGACTGTCCCAAGGGCGCAGGCCCACGGCCCGGTGA
- a CDS encoding ATP-binding protein has translation MLEPLRQGLPPIDPSAVAGSASCTLPPRYEAVGGARTFTRTTLTTWDLCERFDDVALVVSELVTNALRHALPADPVRERQDRAVRLHLMRWTSRLVCAVRDPSREGPVAGEAPDSAESGRGLFLVESFSDCWGWHPAPAAVGDARGPAPQGKVVWALFRLPDQTSTAGAFPALSATGPVEALHDGGRGGRTYG, from the coding sequence ATGCTCGAGCCGTTACGGCAGGGGCTTCCCCCCATCGACCCCTCGGCGGTCGCGGGCTCGGCCTCGTGCACGTTGCCGCCCCGGTACGAAGCGGTGGGCGGGGCACGGACGTTCACCCGTACGACGCTGACCACCTGGGACCTGTGCGAACGCTTCGACGACGTCGCCCTGGTCGTCTCCGAGCTGGTCACCAACGCCCTGCGCCACGCGCTCCCGGCCGACCCGGTGCGCGAGCGCCAGGACCGTGCCGTACGGCTGCACCTGATGCGCTGGACCTCACGACTGGTGTGCGCCGTGCGCGACCCCAGCCGGGAGGGCCCGGTGGCGGGCGAGGCGCCGGACTCGGCCGAGTCCGGCCGCGGGCTGTTCCTGGTGGAGTCGTTCAGCGACTGCTGGGGCTGGCACCCCGCGCCCGCGGCGGTCGGCGACGCCAGGGGCCCGGCCCCGCAGGGCAAGGTGGTGTGGGCGCTGTTCCGCCTCCCGGACCAGACCTCCACCGCCGGGGCCTTCCCCGCGCTGAGCGCCACCGGACCGGTCGAAGCGCTCCACGACGGCGGCCGGGGCGGCCGAACGTACGGCTGA
- a CDS encoding DUF397 domain-containing protein — MHHVYNGMAATELRGVVWQKSRHSNSQGSCVEFAKLPGGNVAMRNSRHPDGPALVYTPAEIEALLLGVKDGEFDHLATGG, encoded by the coding sequence GTGCACCACGTGTACAACGGCATGGCGGCCACAGAGCTTCGCGGAGTGGTCTGGCAGAAGAGCAGACACAGCAACTCCCAGGGTTCCTGCGTGGAGTTCGCGAAACTGCCCGGCGGGAACGTGGCGATGAGGAATTCACGTCATCCGGACGGACCCGCCCTGGTCTACACGCCGGCGGAGATAGAGGCGCTGCTGCTGGGCGTCAAGGACGGGGAGTTCGACCATCTGGCGACAGGCGGCTGA